A portion of the Streptomyces sp. NBC_00376 genome contains these proteins:
- a CDS encoding alkaline phosphatase D family protein — MTSRRDSSPLSTPSRRTVVKAAAATAVAAPVLGSATAARAADGPAFLHGVASGDPLPDGILLWTRVTPTPDAVPGSGRGADTAVHWEVAEDKDFAQVVARGTTVAKAASDHTVKADVRGLAPATAYWFRFSAGEGTQTLSPAGRTRTAPTAGAATPGVRFGVVSCANWEAGYFSPYRHLAARADLDAVLHLGDYIYEYASGSYPDEKYVVRQHRPVHEILTLADYRTRHATYKTDPDLQTLHATHPVIAIWDDHEFANDTWSGGAENHTPGTEGTWADRVAGAKQAYFEWMPVRASTEGTVYRRLRFGNLADLHLLDLRSFRSQQAGIGSGAVDDPERSITGRAQLDWLKSGLAGSDATWKLVGTSVMISPVAFGSVPAHLLAPLAELLGLPKEGLAVNVDQWDGYTDDRKELITHLRDRSITNTVFLTGDIHMAWANDVPVKAATYPLSDSAATEFVVTSVTSDNIDDILHVAPQTVSLVAAAAVKAANRHVKWVDMDSHGYGVLDVTAERSQMDYYAVSDRTKRDAASAWTRSYRTLSGTQKVERVDSPVR; from the coding sequence GTGACCAGTCGACGCGATTCCTCGCCGCTCTCCACCCCCAGCCGCCGCACGGTCGTCAAGGCCGCTGCCGCCACCGCCGTCGCGGCCCCCGTGCTGGGCTCCGCCACCGCCGCCCGCGCCGCCGACGGCCCGGCCTTCCTGCACGGCGTCGCCTCCGGCGATCCCCTGCCCGACGGCATCCTGCTCTGGACCCGTGTCACCCCGACCCCGGACGCGGTGCCCGGTTCGGGCCGCGGCGCCGATACGGCGGTGCACTGGGAGGTCGCCGAGGACAAGGACTTCGCCCAGGTCGTCGCCCGGGGCACGACCGTCGCGAAGGCCGCGTCCGACCACACGGTCAAGGCCGATGTGCGGGGCCTGGCACCCGCCACCGCGTACTGGTTCCGCTTCTCGGCGGGCGAGGGCACGCAGACGCTCTCCCCGGCCGGCCGTACCCGGACGGCGCCGACGGCCGGTGCCGCCACGCCCGGTGTGCGCTTCGGCGTGGTGTCGTGCGCCAACTGGGAGGCCGGGTACTTCTCCCCGTACCGCCACCTCGCCGCCCGCGCCGACCTCGACGCGGTGCTCCACCTCGGCGACTACATCTACGAGTACGCGTCGGGAAGCTACCCGGACGAGAAGTACGTCGTACGGCAGCACCGGCCGGTCCACGAGATCCTCACCCTCGCCGACTACCGCACCCGGCACGCCACGTACAAGACGGACCCCGACCTCCAGACGCTGCACGCCACGCACCCGGTGATCGCGATCTGGGACGACCACGAGTTCGCCAACGACACCTGGTCGGGCGGGGCCGAGAACCACACGCCGGGCACCGAGGGCACCTGGGCGGACCGGGTCGCGGGCGCCAAGCAGGCGTACTTCGAGTGGATGCCGGTCCGCGCCTCCACCGAGGGCACCGTCTACCGGCGGCTGCGCTTCGGCAACCTGGCCGACCTCCACCTCCTCGACCTGCGCAGCTTCCGCTCCCAGCAGGCGGGGATCGGCAGCGGCGCGGTCGACGACCCGGAGCGCAGCATCACCGGGCGGGCGCAGCTGGACTGGCTGAAGTCGGGGCTGGCCGGCTCGGACGCCACCTGGAAGCTGGTCGGCACGTCGGTGATGATCTCGCCGGTCGCGTTCGGCTCCGTACCGGCCCATCTGCTGGCGCCGCTGGCCGAGTTGCTGGGGCTGCCCAAGGAGGGCCTGGCCGTCAACGTCGACCAGTGGGACGGCTACACGGACGACCGCAAGGAGCTGATCACGCACCTGCGGGACCGGTCGATCACCAACACGGTCTTCCTGACCGGTGACATCCACATGGCCTGGGCCAACGACGTACCGGTGAAGGCGGCGACGTATCCGCTCTCCGACTCGGCCGCCACCGAGTTCGTGGTGACGTCGGTGACCTCGGACAACATCGACGACATCCTGCACGTGGCACCGCAGACGGTCTCGCTGGTCGCGGCCGCCGCGGTGAAGGCCGCCAACCGTCATGTGAAGTGGGTGGACATGGACTCGCACGGCTACGGCGTCCTGGACGTGACCGCCGAGCGCTCGCAGATGGACTACTACGCCGTCTCCGACCGGACGAAGCGGGACGCGGCGTCGGCCTGGACGCGTTCGTACCGGACGCTCAGCGGGACGCAGAAGGTCGAGCGGGTGGACAGCCCGGTACGCTAA
- a CDS encoding DsbA family protein has product MSNRNTQANKAAARERLRAERERQAKKDKTRRQIIVGVSIVGVLAVVGAAAWGVMQLNKPSHWAAAKDAKNVTAPKNTSGKDGTTVVIGKSTAKKTLELYEDSRCPICGTFEQSVGETVRKDVDAGKYKIKYIGATFIDDMSDGEGSKNALSALGAALNVSPDAFLDYKAALYSAKYHPEETDDKFKDDSYLIKVADTVDALKGNAAFQKDVKDGTFDSWAMKMSAAFDDSGVRGTPTLKMDGKALTDGQSENAPMTVEAFNTAITAALKG; this is encoded by the coding sequence ATGAGCAACCGCAACACCCAGGCCAACAAGGCGGCGGCCCGCGAGCGTCTGCGCGCCGAGCGCGAGCGCCAGGCCAAGAAGGACAAGACCCGCCGGCAGATCATCGTCGGCGTCTCGATCGTCGGCGTCCTGGCCGTCGTGGGTGCTGCCGCCTGGGGCGTCATGCAGCTGAACAAGCCGTCCCACTGGGCGGCGGCCAAGGACGCGAAGAATGTGACCGCGCCCAAGAACACCTCGGGCAAGGACGGCACCACCGTCGTCATCGGCAAGTCCACCGCCAAGAAGACCCTGGAGCTGTACGAGGACTCGCGCTGCCCGATCTGCGGAACGTTCGAGCAGTCCGTCGGCGAGACGGTGCGCAAGGACGTCGATGCCGGGAAGTACAAGATCAAGTACATCGGTGCCACGTTCATCGACGACATGTCCGACGGCGAGGGCTCGAAGAACGCGCTGAGCGCGCTCGGTGCGGCGCTCAACGTCAGCCCGGATGCCTTCCTCGACTACAAGGCCGCGCTCTACTCCGCGAAGTACCACCCGGAGGAGACCGACGACAAGTTCAAGGACGACTCCTACCTGATCAAGGTCGCCGACACGGTGGACGCGCTGAAGGGCAATGCCGCCTTCCAGAAGGACGTCAAGGACGGCACCTTCGACAGCTGGGCGATGAAGATGTCGGCGGCGTTCGACGACAGCGGCGTGCGGGGCACCCCGACGCTGAAGATGGACGGCAAGGCACTCACCGACGGCCAGAGCGAGAACGCCCCGATGACGGTGGAGGCCTTCAACACCGCGATCACGGCCGCACTGAAGGGCTGA
- a CDS encoding DUF2252 domain-containing protein, which yields MSEAQTGAAERGEQILEVFDTAFGQLLAADPAAFRVKFRKMAGSAFAFYRGTACLFYNDLERERHGGPYLDERTGRVWIHGDLHAENFGTYMDANGRLIFNVNDFDEAYVGPFTWDLKRFAASVALIGYAKALSDEQISELVRVYAAAYRERVHALATGVKNEEVPPFTLDTAEGPLLGALRDARSLTRFSLLDSMTEIRDFERRFAPGGGSIDLDAATRYKVLAAFDGYLETLPESSLTRPDSYRVKDVVGRRGIGIGSAGLPSYNILLEGNSDALENDVVIYLKQAQTPAVSRHITDAAVREYFQHEGHRTVISQRALQAHADPWLGWTELDGAGQLVAEVSPYAVDLDWSDIDEPEEIAAVVADLGRATATMHSAADDESGHSLVPFSTERAIDAAIAADEEGFAELLVDFAHSYGARARADHQIFVDLFRNGRIPGL from the coding sequence ATGTCGGAAGCGCAGACCGGCGCAGCAGAGCGCGGGGAGCAGATTCTTGAGGTCTTCGACACCGCGTTCGGGCAGCTGCTGGCTGCCGATCCGGCTGCCTTCCGGGTCAAGTTCCGCAAGATGGCGGGCTCGGCCTTCGCCTTCTACCGGGGCACGGCGTGCCTGTTCTACAACGACCTGGAGCGGGAGCGGCACGGCGGCCCGTACCTGGACGAGCGGACCGGCCGGGTGTGGATCCACGGCGATCTGCACGCGGAGAACTTCGGCACGTACATGGACGCCAACGGCCGGCTGATCTTCAACGTGAACGACTTCGACGAGGCGTACGTCGGCCCGTTCACCTGGGACCTCAAGCGGTTCGCCGCCTCCGTCGCCCTGATCGGGTACGCGAAGGCGCTGAGCGACGAGCAGATCAGCGAGCTGGTCCGGGTCTACGCGGCGGCCTACCGCGAGCGGGTCCACGCGCTGGCGACGGGCGTCAAAAATGAAGAGGTGCCGCCCTTCACGCTGGACACGGCCGAGGGCCCGCTGCTGGGCGCGCTGCGCGACGCCCGGTCGCTGACCCGGTTCTCGCTGCTGGACTCGATGACGGAGATCCGGGACTTCGAGCGCCGGTTCGCTCCGGGCGGCGGCTCGATCGACCTGGACGCGGCGACACGCTACAAGGTGCTGGCGGCCTTCGACGGCTATCTGGAGACGCTGCCGGAGTCGAGCCTGACCCGCCCCGACTCGTACCGGGTGAAGGATGTCGTCGGCCGTCGCGGCATCGGGATCGGTTCGGCCGGGCTCCCCTCGTACAACATCCTTCTGGAGGGCAACAGCGACGCCCTGGAGAACGATGTGGTGATCTACCTCAAGCAGGCGCAGACCCCCGCGGTCTCCCGGCACATCACCGACGCGGCGGTGCGCGAGTACTTCCAGCACGAGGGCCACCGCACCGTGATCTCGCAGCGCGCCCTGCAGGCTCACGCCGACCCGTGGCTCGGCTGGACCGAGCTGGACGGGGCGGGGCAGCTGGTCGCCGAGGTGTCTCCGTACGCGGTCGATCTGGACTGGTCCGACATCGACGAGCCGGAGGAGATCGCGGCGGTCGTCGCGGATCTCGGCCGGGCGACGGCGACGATGCACTCCGCGGCCGATGACGAGAGCGGTCACTCGCTGGTGCCGTTCTCCACCGAGCGGGCGATCGACGCGGCGATCGCGGCCGACGAGGAGGGCTTCGCCGAACTGCTGGTGGACTTCGCCCACAGCTACGGCGCCAGGGCCCGCGCCGACCATCAGATCTTCGTGGACCTCTTCCGCAACGGCCGCATTCCGGGGCTCTGA
- the dnaE gene encoding DNA polymerase III subunit alpha: MTKPPFTHLHVHTQYSLLDGAARLKDMFAACNEMGMSHIAMTDHGNLHGAYDFFHSAKKAGVTPIIGIEAYVAPESRKHKRKIQWGQPHQKRDDVSGSGGYTHKTIWAANSTGLHNLFKLSSDAYAEGWLQKWPRMDKETIAQWSEGLIASTGCPSGEVQTRLRLGQFDEAVQAASDYKDIFGEGKYFLELMDHGIEIERRVRDGLLEIGKKLNIPPLVTNDSHYTYAHEATAHDALLCIQTGKNLSDPDRFRFDGTGYYLKTTDEMYGVDSSDAWQEGCANTLLVAEQIDTTGMFEKRDLMPKFDIPDGYTEITWFQEEVRVGMNRRFPGGVPEDRQKQVEYEMDIIIQMGFPGYFLVVADFIMWAKNNGIAVGPGRGSAAGSIVAYAMGITDLDPIEHGLIFERFLNPERVSMPDVDIDFDERRRVEVIRYVTEKYGADKVAMIGTYGKIKAKNAIKDSARVLGYPYAMGDRLTKAMPADVLGKGIDLNGITDPKHPRYSEAGEIRGMYENEPDVKKVIDTAKGVEGLVRQMGVHAAGVIMSSEPIVDHAPIWVRHTDGVTITQWDYPQCESLGLLKMDFLGLRNLTIMDDAVKMVESNKGVKLDLLGLPLDDPKTYEMLCRGDTLGVFQFDGGPMRSLLRQMQPDNFEDISAVSALYRPGPMGMNSHTNYAERKNGRQEITPIHPELEEPLKEVLGLTYGLIVYQEQVQKAAQIVAGYSLGEADILRRVMGKKKPEELAKNFVLFEAGAKEKGFSDAAIKALWDVLVPFAGYAFNKAHSSAYGLVTYWTAYLKANYPAEYMAALLTSVKDDKDKSAVYLNECRRMGIKVLPPNVNESLSNFAAQGDDVILFGLTAVRNVGQNVVDSIIRCRKAKGKYSSFPDFLDKVEAVVCNKRTVESLIKAGAFDEMGHTRKGLVAHHEPMIDNVVQVKRKEAEGQFDLFGGMGEEESDEPGFGLDVEFSDIEWEKSYLLAQEREMLGLYVSDHPLFGLEHVLSDKADSSISQLTGGEHADGAIVTVGGIISGLQRKMTKQGNAWAIATVEDLAGSIECMFFPATYQLVSTQLVEDTVVFVKGRLDKREDVPRLVAMEMQVPDISSAGTNAPVVLTIPTVKITPPMVSRLGEVLSSHRGDTEVRIKLQGPRKTTVLRLDRHRVKPDPALFGDLKVLLGPSCLAG, translated from the coding sequence GTGACCAAGCCGCCCTTCACGCACCTTCACGTCCACACCCAGTACTCGCTGCTGGACGGTGCCGCGCGGCTCAAGGACATGTTCGCTGCCTGCAACGAAATGGGCATGTCGCACATCGCGATGACCGACCACGGCAACCTGCACGGGGCCTACGACTTCTTCCACTCGGCGAAGAAGGCGGGCGTCACCCCGATCATCGGCATCGAGGCGTACGTCGCCCCGGAGTCGCGCAAGCACAAGCGGAAGATCCAGTGGGGCCAGCCGCACCAGAAGCGCGACGACGTCTCGGGTTCGGGCGGTTACACCCACAAGACGATCTGGGCGGCGAACAGCACCGGGCTGCACAACCTCTTCAAGCTGTCCTCGGACGCGTACGCCGAGGGCTGGCTGCAGAAGTGGCCGCGCATGGACAAGGAGACCATCGCCCAGTGGTCCGAGGGCCTGATCGCGTCCACCGGCTGCCCCTCGGGCGAGGTGCAGACCCGGCTGCGGCTCGGCCAGTTCGACGAGGCGGTCCAGGCCGCCTCCGACTACAAGGACATCTTCGGCGAGGGCAAGTACTTCCTGGAGCTGATGGACCACGGCATCGAGATCGAGCGCCGGGTCCGTGACGGGCTCCTCGAAATCGGCAAGAAGCTGAACATCCCGCCGCTGGTGACCAACGACTCGCACTACACCTACGCGCACGAGGCCACCGCGCACGACGCCCTGCTCTGCATCCAGACCGGCAAGAACCTCTCCGACCCGGACCGCTTCCGCTTCGACGGCACCGGCTACTACCTCAAGACGACCGACGAGATGTACGGCGTCGACTCCTCCGACGCCTGGCAGGAGGGCTGCGCCAACACCCTGCTGGTCGCGGAGCAGATCGACACCACCGGCATGTTCGAGAAGCGCGACCTGATGCCGAAGTTCGACATCCCGGACGGCTACACGGAGATCACCTGGTTCCAGGAAGAGGTCCGCGTCGGGATGAACCGGCGCTTCCCGGGCGGTGTCCCCGAGGACCGGCAGAAGCAGGTCGAGTACGAGATGGACATCATCATCCAGATGGGGTTCCCGGGGTACTTCCTGGTCGTCGCCGACTTCATCATGTGGGCGAAGAACAACGGCATCGCGGTCGGCCCCGGCCGAGGCTCCGCCGCCGGTTCGATCGTGGCGTACGCGATGGGCATCACCGACCTCGACCCGATCGAGCACGGGCTGATCTTCGAGCGGTTCCTCAACCCCGAGCGCGTCTCCATGCCCGATGTCGACATCGACTTCGACGAGCGCCGGCGCGTCGAAGTGATCAGGTACGTGACGGAGAAGTACGGCGCCGACAAGGTCGCCATGATCGGCACGTACGGAAAGATCAAGGCGAAGAACGCCATCAAGGACTCCGCCCGGGTCCTCGGCTACCCGTACGCGATGGGCGACCGGCTCACCAAGGCCATGCCCGCCGACGTCCTCGGCAAGGGCATCGACCTCAACGGCATCACCGACCCCAAGCACCCGCGCTACAGCGAGGCGGGCGAGATCCGGGGGATGTACGAGAACGAGCCGGACGTCAAGAAGGTCATCGACACCGCGAAGGGCGTCGAGGGCCTGGTCCGGCAGATGGGCGTGCACGCCGCCGGCGTCATCATGTCCAGCGAGCCGATCGTCGACCACGCCCCGATCTGGGTGCGGCACACCGACGGCGTCACCATCACGCAGTGGGACTACCCGCAGTGCGAGTCGCTCGGCCTGCTGAAGATGGACTTCCTCGGCCTGCGAAACCTCACCATCATGGACGACGCCGTGAAGATGGTGGAGTCCAACAAGGGCGTCAAGCTGGACCTGCTCGGCCTCCCGCTGGACGACCCCAAGACGTACGAGATGCTCTGCCGCGGTGACACGCTCGGCGTGTTCCAGTTCGACGGCGGCCCGATGCGCTCCCTGCTGCGCCAGATGCAGCCCGACAACTTCGAGGACATTTCCGCCGTCTCGGCCCTGTACCGGCCGGGCCCGATGGGAATGAACTCGCACACGAACTACGCCGAGCGCAAGAACGGCCGCCAGGAGATCACCCCGATCCACCCGGAGCTGGAGGAGCCCCTCAAGGAGGTCCTCGGCCTCACCTACGGCCTGATCGTGTACCAGGAGCAGGTGCAGAAGGCCGCCCAGATCGTCGCCGGCTACTCGCTCGGCGAGGCCGACATCCTGCGCCGCGTGATGGGCAAGAAGAAGCCCGAGGAGCTGGCGAAGAACTTCGTCCTCTTCGAGGCGGGGGCCAAGGAGAAGGGCTTCTCCGACGCCGCGATCAAGGCCCTGTGGGACGTGCTGGTCCCCTTCGCCGGATACGCGTTCAACAAGGCGCACTCCTCCGCGTACGGCCTGGTCACCTACTGGACCGCGTACCTCAAGGCGAACTACCCCGCCGAGTACATGGCGGCGCTGCTGACCTCGGTCAAGGACGACAAGGACAAGTCGGCCGTCTACCTCAACGAGTGCCGCCGCATGGGCATCAAGGTGCTGCCGCCCAATGTGAACGAGTCCCTGTCGAACTTCGCCGCCCAGGGCGACGACGTGATCCTCTTCGGCCTCACCGCCGTGCGCAACGTCGGCCAGAACGTCGTCGACTCGATCATCCGGTGCCGCAAGGCGAAGGGGAAGTACAGCTCGTTCCCCGACTTCCTCGACAAGGTCGAAGCGGTCGTCTGCAACAAGCGCACCGTCGAATCGCTGATCAAGGCCGGCGCCTTCGACGAGATGGGCCACACCCGCAAGGGCCTGGTCGCCCACCACGAACCGATGATCGACAACGTGGTGCAGGTCAAGCGCAAGGAGGCCGAGGGCCAGTTCGACCTCTTCGGCGGCATGGGCGAGGAGGAGAGCGACGAGCCGGGCTTCGGGCTCGACGTGGAGTTCTCCGACATCGAGTGGGAGAAGTCCTACCTGCTGGCCCAGGAGCGCGAGATGCTCGGCCTGTACGTCTCCGACCACCCGCTCTTCGGCCTGGAACACGTGCTGTCCGACAAGGCCGACTCCTCGATCTCCCAGCTGACCGGCGGCGAGCACGCCGACGGCGCCATCGTCACCGTCGGCGGCATCATCTCCGGCCTCCAGCGCAAGATGACCAAGCAGGGCAACGCCTGGGCCATCGCCACCGTCGAGGACCTGGCCGGTTCCATCGAGTGCATGTTCTTCCCGGCCACCTACCAGCTGGTCTCCACCCAGCTCGTCGAGGACACCGTCGTCTTCGTCAAGGGGCGCCTCGACAAGCGGGAGGACGTGCCCCGGCTGGTCGCCATGGAGATGCAGGTCCCCGACATCTCGTCGGCCGGCACCAACGCCCCCGTGGTCCTCACCATCCCCACCGTCAAGATCACCCCGCCCATGGTCAGCCGCCTCGGCGAGGTCCTCAGCAGCCACCGGGGCGACACCGAGGTGCGGATCAAGCTCCAGGGCCCCCGCAAGACCACGGTGCTCCGGCTCGACCGGCACCGGGTCAAGCCCGACCCGGCGCTCTTCGGTGACCTGAAGGTGCTGCTCGGCCCGTCCTGCCTGGCCGGCTGA
- a CDS encoding NYN domain-containing protein → MDRVDRCVVLVDAGYLLGAAASLLAGEPARSRITVDHAALIRGLRERAEADTEQPLLRIYWFDGAPDRVPQPEHRRLRVMPRVTVRLGALTRSDGRWAQKGVDAAMHAELTELARNRACSDVVLVTGDGDLLPGLMSAKEHGVAVHLWAVQAADGDYNQSEDLVAEADERRVLDRAWITQAVRAKETGGVCAPPPVPRPEIAAILSAPLPEAALAASAERASEAQAAAAAAPPEESTATDRPVPGGRGVPTPKDLAGSLRGPGAQPDRHLPQPSPAGATLRWSSDKSWAERGGPLGEPAETASLPTLAQLTSAEQRWADREEDITTVGGDPFEVGQVFARRWMERLPETVHLQKLSTMYPRIPHRIDGELLRYAARFGLLAHKDDQIDEHDRYAIRAGFWREIDVRAAAEHTPAAERTSPSAD, encoded by the coding sequence GTGGATCGCGTGGACCGTTGCGTCGTCCTGGTGGACGCCGGCTACTTGCTGGGCGCAGCCGCGAGCCTGCTGGCAGGAGAACCGGCCCGTTCCCGCATCACGGTCGACCACGCGGCCCTCATCCGGGGCCTGCGCGAGCGGGCCGAGGCCGATACGGAGCAGCCGCTGCTGCGGATCTACTGGTTCGACGGCGCCCCCGACCGGGTGCCGCAGCCCGAGCACCGCAGGCTGCGCGTGATGCCCCGGGTCACCGTCCGGCTCGGTGCCCTGACCCGCAGCGACGGACGCTGGGCCCAGAAGGGCGTCGACGCCGCGATGCACGCCGAGCTCACCGAGCTGGCCAGGAACCGGGCCTGCTCCGACGTGGTGCTGGTGACCGGCGACGGCGATCTGCTGCCCGGTCTGATGTCCGCCAAGGAACACGGCGTCGCCGTCCACCTGTGGGCCGTCCAGGCCGCCGACGGCGACTACAACCAGTCCGAGGATCTGGTCGCCGAGGCCGACGAGCGAAGGGTGCTCGACCGGGCCTGGATCACCCAGGCGGTACGTGCCAAGGAGACCGGCGGCGTCTGCGCCCCGCCCCCCGTGCCCCGCCCGGAGATCGCCGCGATCCTCTCCGCGCCGCTTCCCGAGGCCGCCCTCGCCGCCTCCGCCGAGCGAGCCTCGGAGGCCCAGGCGGCGGCCGCCGCGGCACCGCCCGAGGAGAGCACCGCCACCGACCGCCCCGTGCCCGGCGGCCGGGGCGTCCCCACCCCCAAGGACCTGGCAGGCAGCCTGCGCGGCCCCGGTGCCCAGCCCGACCGGCACCTCCCGCAGCCGTCGCCCGCCGGCGCGACCCTGCGCTGGTCCTCCGACAAGAGCTGGGCGGAGCGCGGCGGACCGCTGGGCGAGCCCGCCGAGACCGCCTCGCTGCCGACACTGGCCCAGCTCACCAGCGCCGAGCAGCGCTGGGCGGACCGCGAGGAGGACATCACCACCGTCGGCGGTGACCCGTTCGAGGTGGGCCAGGTCTTCGCCCGTCGCTGGATGGAGCGACTCCCGGAGACCGTCCATCTGCAGAAGCTGTCGACCATGTACCCGCGCATCCCGCACCGCATCGACGGCGAGCTGCTGCGCTACGCCGCCCGGTTCGGCCTGCTCGCCCACAAGGACGACCAGATCGACGAGCACGACCGCTACGCGATCCGGGCGGGATTCTGGCGGGAGATCGACGTACGGGCGGCGGCCGAGCACACCCCCGCGGCGGAGCGGACGAGCCCGTCCGCCGACTGA
- a CDS encoding ABC transporter ATP-binding protein, which yields MCAVRDLVKTYPAARGRRGTPATPEVRATDGISLDVRRGEIFGLLGPNGAGKSTLVRQLTGLMRPDSGSVTVLGHDLVRHPERASRLIGYLGQESTALDELTVSLAAETTGRLRGLAAADARAERDAVLGELGLTEIAGRPLKKLSGGQRRLACFAAALVGERPVLLLDEPTTGMDPVARRAVWAAVDRRRAERGTTVLLVTHNVIEAETVLDRVAVIEHGKVIACDTPTGLKERVAGEVRVELVWRERAPLDVPEVAALRCSAQESGRRWVLRLGPDEARAAVAAVTGGAAFAALDDFTLATPSLEDVYLALGGDATKGLVKS from the coding sequence GTGTGCGCGGTGCGTGATCTGGTCAAGACCTATCCCGCAGCCCGCGGCCGCCGCGGCACCCCCGCCACACCCGAGGTGCGTGCCACCGACGGGATCAGCCTGGACGTGCGGCGCGGCGAGATCTTCGGCCTCCTCGGCCCCAACGGCGCCGGGAAATCCACCCTGGTACGGCAGCTCACCGGGCTGATGCGCCCCGACTCCGGCAGTGTCACCGTGCTGGGCCACGACCTCGTACGCCACCCGGAGCGCGCCTCCCGGCTGATCGGCTACCTCGGGCAGGAGTCCACCGCTCTCGACGAGCTGACCGTCTCGCTCGCCGCCGAGACCACCGGGCGGCTGCGCGGCCTCGCCGCGGCCGACGCCCGCGCCGAACGTGACGCCGTACTCGGTGAACTCGGCCTCACCGAGATCGCGGGACGCCCCCTGAAGAAGCTCTCCGGCGGGCAGCGGCGGCTCGCCTGCTTCGCCGCCGCGCTGGTCGGCGAGCGGCCGGTGCTGCTGCTGGACGAGCCGACGACCGGCATGGACCCCGTCGCCAGGCGCGCCGTCTGGGCCGCCGTGGACCGGCGCCGGGCCGAGCGCGGTACGACGGTGCTGCTCGTCACCCACAACGTCATCGAGGCCGAGACCGTCCTCGACCGGGTCGCCGTGATCGAACACGGCAAGGTCATAGCCTGCGACACGCCGACCGGGCTCAAGGAACGCGTCGCGGGCGAGGTCCGGGTCGAGCTGGTGTGGCGCGAGCGGGCGCCCCTGGACGTGCCCGAGGTGGCCGCGCTGCGCTGCTCGGCCCAGGAGTCCGGGCGGCGCTGGGTGCTGCGGCTCGGTCCCGACGAGGCGCGGGCGGCGGTCGCCGCGGTGACCGGCGGCGCGGCCTTCGCCGCACTCGACGACTTCACGCTGGCGACGCCCAGCCTGGAGGACGTCTATCTCGCGCTCGGCGGGGACGCGACCAAGGGGTTGGTGAAGTCATGA
- a CDS encoding ABC transporter permease — translation MFPSLAAVYRAQLSRARVARIPLLFVATFQSVGIMVLMRGVVDGGSEARAVVAGSSVLVVAFVALNLLAQYFGQLRAGGGLDHYATLPVPPASVVLGAAGAYASFTVPGTIVTAVAGSVMFGLPLTHLWVLVAVIPLSGAALSGLGAALGLLAPRQELATLLGQLGMSAALLLGVLPADRLPTPVGWARDLLPSTYGVEALARSFDAHPDWAVVVLDLAVCAVVGVLSLAVATWAYRRAAVR, via the coding sequence CTGTTCCCCTCGCTCGCGGCGGTCTACCGCGCCCAGCTGTCCAGGGCCAGGGTCGCCCGTATCCCGCTGCTCTTCGTCGCGACCTTCCAGTCGGTCGGGATCATGGTGCTGATGCGCGGGGTGGTCGACGGCGGCTCCGAGGCGCGGGCCGTCGTCGCCGGCTCCAGCGTCCTCGTCGTGGCCTTCGTCGCGCTCAATCTCCTCGCCCAGTACTTCGGGCAGCTGCGGGCCGGCGGCGGGCTCGACCACTACGCGACCCTGCCGGTGCCGCCCGCCTCGGTGGTGCTCGGTGCGGCCGGGGCGTACGCCTCCTTCACCGTGCCCGGCACGATCGTCACGGCGGTGGCCGGCAGCGTGATGTTCGGGCTGCCGCTGACGCATCTGTGGGTGCTCGTCGCGGTCATCCCGCTCTCCGGGGCGGCGCTCTCCGGGCTGGGCGCGGCACTGGGGCTGCTCGCGCCCCGGCAGGAGCTGGCCACGCTCCTCGGCCAGCTGGGCATGTCGGCGGCGCTGCTGCTCGGTGTGCTCCCCGCGGACCGGCTGCCGACGCCGGTCGGCTGGGCGCGCGATCTGCTGCCCTCGACCTATGGCGTCGAGGCGCTGGCCCGGTCCTTCGACGCCCACCCGGACTGGGCGGTAGTCGTGCTGGACCTCGCCGTCTGTGCCGTGGTCGGCGTGCTCTCGCTGGCCGTGGCGACGTGGGCGTACCGCAGGGCAGCGGTCCGGTGA